The sequence below is a genomic window from uncultured Stenotrophomonas sp..
GCCGCGCGCAGGGTCAGCAGCAGCGCCGCGTCGAGCTTGCACTTCATGTCGGCGATCTTGGCCTGGATCATCTGGAAGCTGCCGATCGGCGCGCCGAACGACTTGCGCTCCTGCACGTAGGCCAGCGACGCCTCGTAGGCGGCGCGGGCGATGCCCACCGCCTGCGAGGCGATGCCGATGCGGCCGGAGTCGAGCAGGCTCATCGCGATCTTGAAGCCCTGCCCTTCCACGCCGATCACGTCCTCGGGCCTCGCCACATAGTCCTGGAACTCGATCTCGCAGGTGGCCGAGGCGCGCACGCCGAGCTTCGGCTCGGTCTTGCCGCGGCCGAAACCCGGCCGGGTGGCGTCGATCATGAAGGCGGTGATGCCGCGCGCGCCCTGCGCCGGGTCGGTCATCGCGAACAGCACGATGTAGCGCGCCACCGGGCCGGAGGTGATCCAGCTCTTCTGGCCGTTGATGACGTAGGAACCGTCGGCCTGCTTCACCGCGCGGCAGCGCATCGCGGTGGCGTCCGAGCCGGACTGCGACTCGGTCAGCGCGAACGCACCGATCTCGCGGCCCTCGGCGATCGCGCGCACGTACAGCTGCTTCTGTTCCTCGCTGCCGTGGCTGAGCACGGCATTGCAGAACAGCGAGTTGTTGACCGACATGATGGTGGCGTGCGCGGCATCGGCCGCGGACACCTCGACGATGGCCAGCACGCTGGACACCGGGTCCATGCCGGCACCGCCGTACTCGACCGGCACCTCGACGCCCATCAGCCCGTTCTCGCCGAGCAGGCGGATGTTTTCCAGCGGGTACTCGCCGGTCGAATCGTGATGCTCGGCGCTCGGCGCGATCTTCTCTTGGGCGATGCGGCGCGCCACGTCCTGCAACATCAATTGTTCTTCGTTGAAGCTGAAATCCACTGCACCCCTCCCAGGGTATTGCGAAGTTGCGATTGTAACCATCGCAACCGCCGCTGGCCCATGCGCTCCTTGACCTTGCCGCACCGCGGCAGCAAAATATCTCTATATCGCGATAGGTAGATATTTATGGATCTGGAAGACTGGTCGACCCGCCTGAAGGTGTTCGCCGACGCCACCCGCGTGCGCCTGCTGACCCTGCTGGAGCAGGAGGAGTTGACCGTGGCCGAGCTGTCGGCCATCACCACGCTAGCGCAACCGCGTGTTTCCACCCATCTGGCGCGGCTGAAGGAAGCCGGGCTGGTGCGCGACCGCCGCGCCGGGGTTTCCGCCTATTACCGCTTCGACGAGGCCGCGCTGGACCCGGCGCAGCGCGCATTGTGGCATGCGCTCAGCAACGGCAGCGATGACCCGCTGCTGCGCCAGGACGCCGAGCGCGTGCCGTCGGTGCTGGCGATGCGCGCGGCCGACCAGAACTGGGCCGACAGCGTGGCCGGCGACATGGAGCGCCACTACTCGCCCGGCCGCACCTGGGAGGCGATGGCGCGCAGCGCGCTGCCGCTGCTGGAAACCGGCGACGTGCTCGACATCGCCTCCGGCGACGGCGTGCTGGCCGAACTGCTGGCCCCGCACGCGCAGCGCTACGTGTGCGTCGACACCAGCGCCCGCGTGGTCGCCGCCGCCAGCGAACGCCTGCGCAAGCTGCCCAACGTCGAGGTCCGCGAAGGCGACATGCACAAGCTGCCGTTCGACGATGGCAGCTTCGACCTGGTGGTGCTGATGCACGCCCTCACCTACGCCAACCAGCCGGCGAAGGCCGTGGCCGAATGCGCGCGCGTGCTGCGTCCGGGCGGCCGGCTGATGCTGTGCAGCCTCGCCCGCCACGAGCACAAGACCGCGGTGGAAGCCTATGGCCACGTCAACCTCGGCTTCACCGGCAAGGAACTGCGCAAGTTCGTCGAGAAGGCCGGACTGGAAGTGTCCAGCCTGGAAACCGTCACCCGCGAGAAACGGCCGCCACATTTCGAGGTGATCTCGCTGATCGCCCACCGCTCCTGATCCGCCGCGCCAGCCCCGCTGTCCACGCACCTCCCCGTCCCAACCTCACGGCCCGCCCCATGCAAGCCCTCCCCTGGCTCCACCCCGACCGCGTCGCCAAGCTGCTGAGCGCCCTCGAGCAACGCATCCTGATCATCGACGGCGCGATGGGCACGATGATCCAGCGCCACGGACTGGAGGAAGCCGATTATCGCGGGCAGCGTTTCGCGGAGGGTTTCGACAGCGCCCACGTGCATGGCCCCGGCTGCGGCCACGACCTGAAAGGCAACAACGACCTGCTGCTGTTGACCAGGCCCGAAGTCATCGCCGGCATCCACACCGCCTATCTGGAAGCCGGTGCCGATCTGATCGAAACCAACACCTTCAACGCCACTTCGGTCAGCCAGGCCGACTATCACCTCGAACATCTGGTCCATGAACTGAACAAGGCCGGCGCGCGGGTAGCGCGGCGATGCTGCGACGCCATCGAGGCGCTCACCCCGGACAAGCCGCGCTTCGTCATCGGCGTGCTCGGCCCGACCAGCCGTACCGCGTCGATCAGCCCCAACGTCAACGACCCCGGCTTCCGCAACACCAGCTTCGACGAACTGCGCGCCACCTACCGCGAGGCCATCGACGGCCTGATCGACGGCGGCGCCGATACGCTGATGGTGGAAACCATCTTCGACACGCTCAATGCCAAGGCCGCGCTGTTCGCGATCGAGGAAGCCTTCGACGCGCGCGGTGGCCGCTTGCCGGTGATGATCTCCGGCACCATCACCGACGCCTCCGGCCGCACCCTGTCCGGACAGACCGCCGAAGCCTTCCATGCCTCGGTCGCGCATGGCCAGCCGCTGTCGATCGGCTTCAACTGCGCGCTCGGCGCGACCGACATGCGCCCGCACGTGGAAACGCTGGCGCAGGTGTCCAGCGGCTACGTCAGCGCCCACCCGAATGCCGGCCTGCCCAACGCCTTCGGCGAATACGACGAGACGCCGGAGGAAATGGCCGCCACGCTGAAGGAATTCGCCACCTCCGGCCTGCTGAACCTGGTCGGCGGCTGCTGCGGCACCACCCCGGCGCACATCAAGGCGATTGCCGAAGCGGTGGCCGGTGTGCCGCCGCGCGCATTGCCGCAGACGCAGGAGCAGGCCGCATGAGCACGCAACCGCATACCCGCCTGTCCGGGCTGGAACCGCTGGTCATCACCCCCGACCTGCTGTTCGTCAACGTCGGCGAGCGCACCAACGTCACCGGCAGCGCGCAGTTCAAGAAACTCATCAAGGAAGAGCGCTACGAGGAAGCGGTGGACGTGGCGCGCCAGCAGGTCGCCAGCGGCGCACAGATCCTCGACGTCAACATGGACGAGGGCCTGATCGACTCCGAGAAGGCGATGACCCGCTTCCTCAACCTGATCATGTCCGAGCCGGACATCGCCCGCATCCCGGTGATGGTGGACTCGTCGAAGTGGAGCGTGATCGAGGCCGGCCTGAAGTGCCTGCAAGGCAAGGGCGTGGTCAACTCGATCTCGATGAAGGAAGGCGAAGCGGCCTTCATCGAACACGCCAGGCTGGTGCGCCGCTATGGCGCGGCCGCGGTGGTGATGGCCTTCGATGAAGAAGGCCAGGCCGACACCTGCGCGCGCAAGGTGGAAATCTGCACGCGCGCCTACCGCATCCTCGTCGAGCAGGTCGGCTTCCCGCCGCAGGACATCATCTTCGACCCGAACGTGTTCGCCGTGGCCACCGGCATCGACGAGCACAACCACTACGCCATGGACTTCATCGAGGGCGTGCGCTGGATCCGGCAGAACCTGCCGCACGCGCGCCTGTCCGGCGGCATTTCGAACGTCAGTTTCTCGTTCCGCGGCAACGAAACGGTGCGGCAGGCAATCCACTCGGTGTTCCTGTATCACGCGATCAAGGCCGGCATGGACATGGGCATCGTCAACGCCGGCGCGTTGCCGATCTACGACCAGCTCGATCCGGAACTGCGCGAGCGCGTGGAGGACGTGATCCTCAACCGTCGCAGGGACGGCACCGAGCGCCTGCTGGAAATCGCCGAGCACTACAAGGGCAGGAAGGGCGAAAAGAAGGTCGAAGACCTGAGCTGGCGTGACAAGCCGGTGCGCGAGCGCTTGGCACACGCGCTGGTGCATGGGCTGGATGCGTGGGTCGAGGAAGACACGGAGGAAGCGCGGCAACAGGCCACGCGCCCGCTGGACGTGATCGAAGGCCCGCTGATGGACGGCATGAACGTGGTCGGCGACCTGTTCGGCGCCGGCAAGATGTTCCTGCCGCAGGTGGTCAAGTCGGCGCGGGTGATGAAGAAGGCGGTAGCCTACCTGCTGCCGTTCATCGAGGCCGAGAAGCTGCGCACCGGCGACGTCGGCAAGAGCAACGGCAAGATCGTCATGGCCACGGTCAAGGGCGACGTGCACGATATCGGCAAGAACATCGTCGGCGTCGTTCTGGCCTGCAACAACTTCGAGGTGATCGACCTCGGGGTGATGGTGCCTGCGCAGAAGATCATCGATACCGCGCTGGCAGAAAATGCCGACCTGATCGGCGTTTCGGGTCTCATCACCCCGTCGCTGGAGGAAATGGGCCACGTCGCGCGCGAAATGCAACGGCAGGGGCTGACCATCCCGCTGATGATTGGTGGCGCCACCACCTCGCGCGCGCATACCGCACTGAAGATCGACCCGCACTACAAGTCGCCGTCAATCTGGGTGAAGGATGCCTCGCGCGCGGTGGG
It includes:
- the Acads gene encoding Short-chain specific acyl-CoA dehydrogenase, mitochondrial — its product is MDFSFNEEQLMLQDVARRIAQEKIAPSAEHHDSTGEYPLENIRLLGENGLMGVEVPVEYGGAGMDPVSSVLAIVEVSAADAAHATIMSVNNSLFCNAVLSHGSEEQKQLYVRAIAEGREIGAFALTESQSGSDATAMRCRAVKQADGSYVINGQKSWITSGPVARYIVLFAMTDPAQGARGITAFMIDATRPGFGRGKTEPKLGVRASATCEIEFQDYVARPEDVIGVEGQGFKIAMSLLDSGRIGIASQAVGIARAAYEASLAYVQERKSFGAPIGSFQMIQAKIADMKCKLDAALLLTLRAAWTKAQGKRFSTEAAVAKLTASEAAMWIAHQAVQIHGGMGYSKEMPLERYFRDAKITEIYEGTSEIQRMVIARNETGVR
- a CDS encoding Transcriptional regulator, ArsR family; translation: MDLEDWSTRLKVFADATRVRLLTLLEQEELTVAELSAITTLAQPRVSTHLARLKEAGLVRDRRAGVSAYYRFDEAALDPAQRALWHALSNGSDDPLLRQDAERVPSVLAMRAADQNWADSVAGDMERHYSPGRTWEAMARSALPLLETGDVLDIASGDGVLAELLAPHAQRYVCVDTSARVVAAASERLRKLPNVEVREGDMHKLPFDDGSFDLVVLMHALTYANQPAKAVAECARVLRPGGRLMLCSLARHEHKTAVEAYGHVNLGFTGKELRKFVEKAGLEVSSLETVTREKRPPHFEVISLIAHRS